Proteins from one Bartonella sp. HY328 genomic window:
- a CDS encoding PepSY domain-containing protein, which produces MVRLFYITVFIALIGVIYPAYSGNDQEAARQALARGEIMPLTQMLGFVEAAFPNSSVIKLEFDEEDHLYIYEFKIIDSSGIIREIEMDAKTGQILKVEIDD; this is translated from the coding sequence ATGGTTAGATTATTTTATATCACAGTTTTTATTGCTCTTATAGGAGTGATTTATCCAGCCTATTCAGGTAATGATCAAGAGGCGGCGCGGCAAGCCTTGGCGCGCGGTGAAATTATGCCGTTGACGCAAATGCTTGGTTTTGTTGAAGCAGCATTTCCAAATTCAAGCGTTATAAAACTTGAATTTGATGAAGAAGATCATCTCTATATTTATGAATTTAAAATTATTGATTCATCAGGCATAATACGTGAAATAGAAATGGATGCCAAAACTGGCCAAATATTAAAAGTCGAGATAGACGATTGA
- a CDS encoding response regulator transcription factor, translating to MKVLVVEDDAILRNDVCLALEQAGFAVDSTDNGDDAWFKGETENYDGIVLDLGLPVKDGLTVLKLWRRAGVVVPVIILSARGSWIERVEGIDAGADDYLAKPFEMLELVARLRALIRRSVGQADPILQIGNIAVDTRLMRITVDGRNVDLSALEYRVVQFLGLHKDRVVTPSELAEHIYGDVDARDPNALEALLTRLRRKIGASAIETRRGLGYRLTGQ from the coding sequence TTGAAAGTTCTTGTTGTTGAAGATGATGCTATTTTGCGCAATGATGTGTGTCTCGCGTTAGAACAGGCTGGCTTTGCGGTTGATAGTACCGATAATGGTGATGATGCTTGGTTTAAGGGTGAAACTGAAAATTATGACGGTATTGTTCTTGATCTTGGCTTACCTGTTAAAGATGGCTTAACCGTTTTAAAGTTATGGCGGCGTGCTGGTGTAGTGGTGCCGGTTATTATTTTAAGTGCGCGTGGCAGTTGGATTGAGCGGGTGGAAGGCATTGACGCAGGAGCAGATGATTATCTTGCCAAGCCTTTTGAAATGTTAGAATTGGTTGCGCGTTTGCGTGCGCTTATTCGTCGTTCAGTTGGGCAAGCAGATCCAATATTACAGATTGGCAATATCGCTGTTGATACACGTTTGATGCGGATTACCGTTGATGGGCGTAATGTTGATTTATCGGCGCTTGAATATCGTGTTGTGCAGTTTTTGGGTTTACACAAGGATCGGGTGGTGACGCCAAGTGAGCTCGCCGAACATATTTATGGTGATGTTGATGCGCGCGATCCCAATGCATTGGAAGCATTATTAACAAGGTTGCGCCGTAAAATTGGTGCAAGTGCTATTGAAACAAGACGCGGACTTGGTTACCGCCTAACTGGACAATAG
- a CDS encoding sensor histidine kinase, with protein MKASLRLRQFIAGCIAIIIALAISFLGFSLLFERHVERRFSVQLNNWTETIAAGISLNNENKIAVNLPFVIPDFEKPYSGLYWQVIDKSNDDIIRSRSLWDLNLPLAEKNGRSGGYLMVVRKVVFQGHPLQIEIAIDEQQIIKARNEFAADLSIYLIILGLVLSVLFGVQIVFGLRPLAVLRKNVEKITSNTNERMTPNYYKELRPLTETINRLLDNRAQSIDEAQKRAGDLAHGLKSPLAALRNLSSRLDEQNNKEAAVLLRDLSRGLQRQIDRELHRARAEISAHKGKLSSNLGELSRQLVRVLSATSYGEALEWQNNIDDNAIMPIDVADLAEALGTILENAARHAKQKIIIFQPNAEQIIIDDDGEGMDEERRKLALQRGVRFDERAQSTGLGLAIAGDVLAPYGFAMRLEDSPLGGLRVIIFHK; from the coding sequence ATGAAAGCTTCATTGCGATTGCGGCAATTTATAGCCGGTTGTATTGCTATTATTATCGCATTGGCTATTTCATTTCTTGGTTTTTCCTTGCTTTTTGAGCGCCATGTCGAGCGGCGGTTTTCGGTACAGCTTAATAATTGGACCGAGACTATCGCTGCTGGTATATCGTTAAACAATGAAAACAAGATTGCCGTTAATCTGCCCTTTGTGATCCCAGATTTTGAAAAGCCCTATAGTGGTCTTTATTGGCAAGTGATTGATAAAAGCAATGATGATATTATAAGATCGCGTTCACTATGGGATTTAAATTTACCACTAGCTGAAAAAAATGGTCGTTCTGGTGGCTATTTGATGGTGGTTCGTAAAGTTGTATTTCAAGGGCATCCTTTGCAAATTGAAATAGCAATTGATGAACAGCAAATTATTAAAGCGCGCAATGAATTTGCTGCAGATCTTTCTATTTATCTTATTATACTTGGTTTAGTTTTATCGGTTTTGTTTGGGGTGCAAATTGTCTTTGGCTTGAGACCTTTAGCTGTTTTGCGTAAAAATGTTGAAAAGATAACCAGCAATACGAATGAGCGTATGACACCGAATTATTATAAGGAATTGCGCCCATTGACTGAAACGATAAATCGCTTATTAGACAATAGAGCGCAAAGCATTGATGAGGCGCAAAAGCGGGCGGGTGATTTGGCCCATGGTTTAAAATCTCCTTTAGCTGCTTTGCGCAATTTAAGTAGCCGCCTTGATGAACAAAATAATAAGGAGGCTGCAGTGCTTTTGCGTGATTTATCGCGGGGTTTGCAACGCCAAATTGACCGCGAGCTTCATCGCGCTCGCGCCGAAATTTCTGCTCATAAAGGTAAATTATCCAGTAATCTTGGCGAATTATCGCGGCAATTGGTACGTGTTTTGTCGGCAACTTCCTATGGTGAAGCTTTAGAATGGCAAAATAATATTGATGACAATGCAATTATGCCTATCGATGTTGCAGATCTTGCCGAGGCGTTAGGAACAATCCTTGAAAATGCCGCTCGTCATGCCAAACAAAAAATTATTATTTTTCAACCAAATGCTGAGCAAATTATTATCGATGATGATGGCGAAGGTATGGATGAAGAAAGGCGCAAGTTAGCATTGCAACGCGGCGTGCGCTTTGATGAAAGGGCGCAATCTACGGGTCTTGGTCTTGCAATAGCCGGTGATGTTCTTGCACCTTATGGTTTTGCCATGCGTTTAGAGGACAGCCCTTTGGGTGGATTACGGGTTATTATTTTTCATAAATAA